A region from the Poecilia reticulata strain Guanapo linkage group LG12, Guppy_female_1.0+MT, whole genome shotgun sequence genome encodes:
- the rln1 gene encoding prorelaxin H1, whose protein sequence is MLWRVTVALAVMCVGGACNSVGADVMGRLLMPRDYRVKLCGREFIRAVIFTCGGSRWKRSTEEEEPFHWTPLGDVAPEAERRTWQHDTDLRDDNSPLPFAAPDSLADLLTLFRVTNGRQQSSSSFPDLPRESIALGEPEENEDAADRLVASKKKRNFSVGVAGMCCNQGCTKNDIGRLC, encoded by the exons ATGCTGTGGAGGGTGACCGTTGCCTTGGCCGTTATGTGCGTCGGAGGCGCGTGCAACAGCGTGGGAGCCGACGTGATGGGCAGACTGCTCATGCCCAGGGACTATCGGGTGAAACTGTGCGGGAGAGAGTTTATCAGAGCTGTCATTTTCACCTGCGGGGGCTCCCGGTGGAAACGGTCCACAGAGGAGGAGG aGCCGTTCCACTGGACTCCCCTCGGTGACGTTGCACCCGAAGCCGAGCGGAGGACCTGGCAGCATGACACAGATCTCAGAGACGATAACTCTCCTCTCCCCTTTGCTGCCCCCGACTCGCTAGCTGACCTCTTGACCCTCTTCAGAGTCACAAACGGGAGACAACAATCGTCTTCGAGCTTCCCAGACCTGCCGAGGGAGTCCATAGCGTTAGGAGAGCCGGAGGAGAATGAAGACGCAGCCGACCGGCTTGTGGCGAGCAAGAAGAAGAGAAACTTTTCTGTGGGCGTGGCGGGGATGTGCTGTAACCAAGGCTGCACCAAGAACGATATCGGACGGTTGTGCTGA
- the plgrkt gene encoding plasminogen receptor (KT), giving the protein MGFLMSKSMDANLQKQQEFMLHSSRLQMERQILMQNQMRERQMAMQIAWSREFLKYFGSFFAVATLGLTAGAIKRKKPGMLAPIFPLCFVFAYQMDSAYGTLIYRMRGEAENIMASEHDRLDLPLGTPTYESIEKARRAKTGLISFLEK; this is encoded by the exons ATGGGCTTTCTCATGTCTAAATCCATGGACGCAAACTTGCAAAAGCAGCAGGAGTTCATGCTTCACAGTTCACGGTTGCAG ATGGAGCGTCAGATTCTGATGCAGAACCagatgagagagagacagatggCCATGCAGATTGCCTGGTCCAGGGAGTTTCTCAAATACTTTGGCTCCTTCTTTGCAGTGGCCACATTGGGACTAACAGCAGG agccattaaaagaaaaaaacccggCATGTTGGCTCCgatttttcctctctgcttcgTATTTGCCTATCAGATGGACAGCGCCTATGGGACGCTCATTTATCGGATGAGAG GCGAGGCCGAGAATATCATGGCGTCTGAGCACGACCGTTTGGACCTGCCTCTGGGGACGCCGACGTACGAGAGCATAGAGAAGGCCCGCCGGGCCAAAACCGGCCTCATCTCTTTTTTGGAGAAGTGA
- the LOC103473645 gene encoding programmed cell death 1 ligand 1 isoform X1, translated as MNIQKADCINLQISMDLVIVVALVVLQVSLQPSLAALFTVEAEHTSYNSEYGGSVVMGCRFSSKPANPQNDLKVVWHLTDTGPDQEVIRLVDNLESSASSKFKGRVKLLTDELKNSWAKIQISDLRITDSGTYQCLVQTTEGTDYKTITLSVGAQYHSISKRIERTAQGDKVVLTCQSEGYPMSPVVWQDERLQSYISNTTTTTTPDGLIKVVSQIEVSSSEKTKYTCNFTKDHSSATFHIPDDIPPRQGENDILIVVLCLGLVLTAIGFGVVIYRRRKGARTSRTHSCLAGDEESMSAAACLQKDKAKEVEEIVITEGKGCQ; from the exons ATGAACATACAAAAGGCTGATTGTATCAATCTGCAG ATTTCAATGGACTTGGTCATTGTTGTAGCTCTTGTAGTTCTGCAAGTCTCCCTGCAGCCATCTCTTGCAG CCTTGTTTACAGTGGAGGCAGAGCACACTTCATATAATTCTGAGTATGGAGGAAGTGTTGTGATGggctgcaggttttcttccaaaccAGCAAATCCTCAAAATGACCTCAAGGTTGTCTGGCACTTGACGGACACCGGTCCGGATCAGGAAGTGATACGGCTGGTAGACAACTTGGAGAGCTCTGCGTCTTCAAAGTTCAAGGGTCGAGTGAAGCTTCTCACCGATGAACTGAAAAATAGCTGGGCAAAGATACAG ATATCAGATCTTAGGATCACTGACTCTGGGACGTATCAGTGTTTGGTTCAAACAACAGAAGGAACCGATTATAAAACTATAACTTTGTCAGTTGGAG CACAATATCACTCGATCTCAAAACGGATTGAGAGGACGGCACAGGGGGATAAAGTAGTGTTAACCTGCCAGTCTGAGGGATACCCTATGTCACCCGTTGTGTGGCAGGATGAGCGTCTGCAGAGTTACATTTCCAACACCACAACGACAACAACGCCAGACGGTCTCATTAAAGTCGTCAGTCAGATCGAAGTCAGCtcttcagagaaaacaaaatacacatgTAACTTTACAAAAGACCACTCGTCTGCAACATTTCACATTCCAG ATGATATACCGCCCCGTCAAGGAGAAAATGACATCCTCATCGTCGTGTTGTGTTTAGGATTAGTACTGACTGCCATTGGTTTTGGAGTGGTCATTTACAGACGCCGAAAAG GTGCCAGAACTTCCAGGACCCACAGCTGCCTGGCTGGTGATGAGGAGTCCATGTCTGCAGCTGCCT GCCTACAGaaagacaaagcaaaagaaGTTGAGGAAATAGTTATTACTGAAG ggaaGGGATGCCAGTGA
- the LOC103473645 gene encoding programmed cell death 1 ligand 1 isoform X2, with amino-acid sequence MDLVIVVALVVLQVSLQPSLAALFTVEAEHTSYNSEYGGSVVMGCRFSSKPANPQNDLKVVWHLTDTGPDQEVIRLVDNLESSASSKFKGRVKLLTDELKNSWAKIQISDLRITDSGTYQCLVQTTEGTDYKTITLSVGAQYHSISKRIERTAQGDKVVLTCQSEGYPMSPVVWQDERLQSYISNTTTTTTPDGLIKVVSQIEVSSSEKTKYTCNFTKDHSSATFHIPDDIPPRQGENDILIVVLCLGLVLTAIGFGVVIYRRRKGARTSRTHSCLAGDEESMSAAACLQKDKAKEVEEIVITEGKGCQ; translated from the exons ATGGACTTGGTCATTGTTGTAGCTCTTGTAGTTCTGCAAGTCTCCCTGCAGCCATCTCTTGCAG CCTTGTTTACAGTGGAGGCAGAGCACACTTCATATAATTCTGAGTATGGAGGAAGTGTTGTGATGggctgcaggttttcttccaaaccAGCAAATCCTCAAAATGACCTCAAGGTTGTCTGGCACTTGACGGACACCGGTCCGGATCAGGAAGTGATACGGCTGGTAGACAACTTGGAGAGCTCTGCGTCTTCAAAGTTCAAGGGTCGAGTGAAGCTTCTCACCGATGAACTGAAAAATAGCTGGGCAAAGATACAG ATATCAGATCTTAGGATCACTGACTCTGGGACGTATCAGTGTTTGGTTCAAACAACAGAAGGAACCGATTATAAAACTATAACTTTGTCAGTTGGAG CACAATATCACTCGATCTCAAAACGGATTGAGAGGACGGCACAGGGGGATAAAGTAGTGTTAACCTGCCAGTCTGAGGGATACCCTATGTCACCCGTTGTGTGGCAGGATGAGCGTCTGCAGAGTTACATTTCCAACACCACAACGACAACAACGCCAGACGGTCTCATTAAAGTCGTCAGTCAGATCGAAGTCAGCtcttcagagaaaacaaaatacacatgTAACTTTACAAAAGACCACTCGTCTGCAACATTTCACATTCCAG ATGATATACCGCCCCGTCAAGGAGAAAATGACATCCTCATCGTCGTGTTGTGTTTAGGATTAGTACTGACTGCCATTGGTTTTGGAGTGGTCATTTACAGACGCCGAAAAG GTGCCAGAACTTCCAGGACCCACAGCTGCCTGGCTGGTGATGAGGAGTCCATGTCTGCAGCTGCCT GCCTACAGaaagacaaagcaaaagaaGTTGAGGAAATAGTTATTACTGAAG ggaaGGGATGCCAGTGA